Below is a window of Sporosarcina ureae DNA.
AAATTGCCGATAATACAACTAGTTTAGCAGAGGTCGCGGATCGTTTACGTGAGGAAGTAAATAAATTTAGAATGTAATGGAGGTTAGTAGTATGGAACAGAAAACAGCAGCGTTGCAAGTGGTGGAAAAAGATACGTACGTGATCCTCGAGTTTTCGGGCCATTTGCAATATGCGTTGATTGAAGAATTGAAAAAACGATTACAGACGACACCGTTTAAAGAAGGCCGCAGCTTCATTTTAGATATGAGTAAAGTACAAAATATTGACAGCACAGGCTTCGGCATGATCGTCAACTTTGCCAAAAAGATTTCTTTAAAAAACGAAAAAATCGTCATCATTATAGTGGATGAATTCGTCCGCAAGTTATTTGCCATTTCCCAATGTGATAAAATCTTCCCGATTGTCGACAGCGAAGCAGCGGCATTAGAGGTTATAAAGCAGTCAGTTGAGACGGAGTTGTCTGTTAACGATTATTGATTTTCATAAGTAAATAATTTCAACAAGCCTTCTGATTAAGTTCAGGAGGTTTTTTTACATATTTAATAGTGAATTTGGATAATGGAGTAAAAAATATATATCTTATTAGTCCAAAGTAACCTATACTATAAATAAGTATAAGTGACTAAAAAGGGGGATAATATGCTTAATAAACTACTACTATTACCGCTACTGATTGCAAGTTTAGTATTTACTTCTGTTCATCCTGTTTTCGCCACTACTCCTAATATGGAGAGTTATGAAGTGGAGACAGCACAGATAACCGATAAACAACAGTTTTCACAAGGTAATGAACCATACAAAGAGTTATTCGAATCGGCAGTTACAAAATCTGTTATCCCTGAACGTCAAATGCTGCGCCTACTTCCGAATCTGCAACTGGCAACGGAATGGAAGCCACTGCATACTACGACTGATGCTAAAAAGCCTTGGAATATCACGTTTAATCAACCGATGAGCACAGACGAAGAAAACTGGGACCATGCAAAAATTTATGATGATGAAGGAATTGAGTTTCCTACCATTATCTCTATTCGTTCAGGACGTCTACAACTTACTCCGAATAATCCTTACCAAACAGGAACAGTCTATACGTTAGTGTTACAAAAGGAACTTTACAGCGAGAAAGGCATCCAGCTAGGTAAAGATATTTATCAGCAATTTATCTATCAACCACCAAAGACACCGCAAAAGCCTGAGATCACAGAAGTTACTGATCTATATTCTGCTTTATATATTGGGTTGAAAAATATGGACGATATGATTTACGTCAATCAATACACAAAAGACAGTAAAGTAGCCTATGCAGAATTACGTAAAGTATTGTCTGAGCATCCTGAGATATTTTATTACGAATATACTGGAAGTCAGTTTTGGTCAGATGGTCGTTTGGAAGCAAAATATGCTTATCCAAAAGAAACAATTAATCGAATGAAAGCTAATTTACAACGTGAAATCGATACACTATACGCGACAGCAATTAAACCAGGTATGACCGACTATCAAAAAGTGAAAGCCGTGCATGACTATGTCGTTCTTCACACAGCTTATGATTACGATAATTTTTTAAACAATACTATACCGAAAGAATCGTATTCTATGTACGGTGTATTAGTAAATAAAATAGCAG
It encodes the following:
- a CDS encoding DUF5050 domain-containing protein translates to MLNKLLLLPLLIASLVFTSVHPVFATTPNMESYEVETAQITDKQQFSQGNEPYKELFESAVTKSVIPERQMLRLLPNLQLATEWKPLHTTTDAKKPWNITFNQPMSTDEENWDHAKIYDDEGIEFPTIISIRSGRLQLTPNNPYQTGTVYTLVLQKELYSEKGIQLGKDIYQQFIYQPPKTPQKPEITEVTDLYSALYIGLKNMDDMIYVNQYTKDSKVAYAELRKVLSEHPEIFYYEYTGSQFWSDGRLEAKYAYPKETINRMKANLQREIDTLYATAIKPGMTDYQKVKAVHDYVVLHTAYDYDNFLNNTIPKESYSMYGVLVNKIAVCNGYGLAMVYLLNQLDIETIYVISNPAMNHGWNKVKVDGIWYNLDATWDDPVPNREGKVGYGYFLVSDSQLAKTHSWNNTGLPKASDTRYEYMSRVWTFDTEDGWIYYANNKDDIKLYKMKEDGSENQKIADIRANELVVHEGWIYFSNYSHGGYLFKIRTDGSAKTQITDFLTNDISEDNGTLYFTDSKANKQYRMDL
- a CDS encoding STAS domain-containing protein, with the protein product MEQKTAALQVVEKDTYVILEFSGHLQYALIEELKKRLQTTPFKEGRSFILDMSKVQNIDSTGFGMIVNFAKKISLKNEKIVIIIVDEFVRKLFAISQCDKIFPIVDSEAAALEVIKQSVETELSVNDY